A section of the Amycolatopsis sp. AA4 genome encodes:
- a CDS encoding sugar ABC transporter substrate-binding protein, which translates to MTRARLRLLAVAGAAAAGLSAACSPAPPGGAGPDAPAATSITELDYYADEQGSAAWQKVLDGCAAQTGIKIDRQKVPTAQLLPKVLQGASSKTLPNLMFTDNPTLQQVASTGALTPLTDYGISTDGYSPGIVKAGTYQDKVYGLAPGVNGLALIYNKDLLQAAGVEPPKTWDELKAAAAKLTKDGKYGLAFSAIASEEGTWQFLPFFWSNRAELSRLDSPQATQALQFVTDLVKSGSASKSVLTWNQNDVADQFVGGNAAMMINGSWNLARLDEQKSLHYGVVPIPVPQAGAQPVVALGGEVGAIPATGAAGQRAAGKVLSCILSEPVMLEWSKAHAYVPSKTSVAQKFAAEQPSMQAFANEVGAARSRTAELGDKYPKVSQAIADALQAALTGTSSPADALKTAQQASGS; encoded by the coding sequence ATGACCCGTGCCCGTTTGCGCCTGCTCGCCGTCGCCGGGGCGGCCGCCGCCGGACTGTCAGCCGCCTGCTCCCCCGCCCCGCCCGGCGGCGCCGGTCCGGACGCGCCGGCCGCGACGTCGATCACCGAACTGGACTACTACGCCGACGAACAGGGCTCCGCCGCGTGGCAGAAGGTCCTCGACGGATGCGCGGCCCAGACCGGGATCAAGATCGACCGGCAGAAGGTGCCGACCGCGCAGTTGCTGCCGAAGGTGCTGCAGGGCGCGAGTTCGAAGACGCTGCCGAACCTGATGTTCACCGACAACCCGACGCTGCAGCAGGTCGCGTCCACCGGCGCGCTCACGCCGCTGACCGACTACGGCATCTCCACCGACGGCTACTCCCCGGGCATCGTGAAGGCCGGGACCTACCAGGACAAGGTCTACGGCCTCGCGCCGGGCGTGAACGGCCTCGCCCTCATCTACAACAAGGACTTGCTGCAGGCCGCGGGCGTCGAACCGCCGAAGACGTGGGACGAGCTGAAGGCTGCCGCGGCGAAGCTGACCAAGGACGGCAAGTACGGACTCGCGTTCTCCGCGATCGCGTCGGAAGAGGGCACCTGGCAGTTCCTGCCGTTCTTCTGGAGCAACCGTGCCGAACTGTCCCGATTGGACAGTCCACAGGCGACTCAAGCGCTGCAGTTCGTCACCGACCTGGTCAAGTCCGGCTCGGCGTCGAAGTCGGTCCTGACGTGGAACCAGAACGACGTCGCCGACCAGTTCGTGGGCGGCAACGCGGCGATGATGATCAACGGCTCCTGGAACCTCGCCCGCCTCGACGAGCAGAAATCCCTGCACTACGGCGTCGTGCCGATCCCGGTCCCGCAGGCGGGCGCCCAGCCGGTGGTCGCACTCGGCGGCGAGGTCGGCGCGATCCCCGCGACCGGGGCGGCCGGGCAGCGCGCGGCGGGCAAGGTGCTGTCCTGCATCCTGTCCGAACCGGTGATGCTGGAATGGAGCAAGGCGCACGCCTACGTCCCGTCCAAGACCTCGGTGGCGCAGAAGTTCGCGGCCGAGCAGCCGTCGATGCAGGCCTTCGCGAACGAGGTCGGCGCCGCCCGGTCCCGTACCGCGGAACTCGGCGACAAGTACCCGAAGGTCTCCCAAGCGATCGCTGACGCGCTCCAGGCCGCGCTGACCGGCACAAGCTCGCCGGCCGACGCGCTGAAGACCGCCCAGCAGGCGAGCGGATCGTGA
- a CDS encoding TIM-barrel domain-containing protein: MITVTGDGRALEVAIRHEVLRLEPWGADSLRVRAGRHDILEDIPGALLPPKPVPAEVTASDRRGVVVNGDITGIVEVIDTDTGIDAVVRFVRTATGEELLSEQRAHFWWPGARLFLPSANGYGRLEQRFAAYDDERIYGLGQRTHGRLDHKGLVLDLMQRNAEVSVPFLLSSRGYGFLWNNPAVGRVEFAVNGTRWVADDARQIDYWITAGPDPRAILSRYADATGHVPMLPEWAAGFWQSKLRYRSQDELLSVAREYRRRGLPLSVIVADFFHWTHLGDWRFDPAEWPDPAGMIRELDALGFKLMVSVWPTVSPLSENYRHMHEHGLLVGTDRGVPFHAPWKDKGFGAEMPVAYYDATNPEARRFVWEKIKENYYDLGVRAWWLDGDEPELQPGHPHNLSLRAGPGSEAATLYPRAHAQTFHDGITGEGDDEVVLLSRSAWAGSQRYGSAVWSGDIAPTWESLRAQVRAGLSLAVAGIPWWTTDIGGFHGGDPDSPEYRELVVRWFQYGVFCPLFRLHGFRDPRTEFGPDMTGGPNEAWSYGPEALELIEKSLRLRETLRPYLMRQMRIAHERGIPPMRPLFVDFPDDPAAWTADDQFLLGPDLLIAPVLTASATVRTVYLPAGTSWTDAATGETRPGGTTVEAPAPLDRIPVFVREGADNPLRS, encoded by the coding sequence ATGATCACCGTGACCGGAGACGGCCGCGCACTCGAAGTCGCCATCCGCCACGAAGTCCTCCGCCTCGAACCCTGGGGCGCGGACAGCCTGCGCGTGCGCGCCGGACGGCACGACATCCTCGAGGACATCCCGGGGGCGCTGCTTCCGCCCAAGCCGGTCCCCGCGGAGGTCACCGCGTCCGACCGCCGGGGCGTCGTCGTCAACGGCGACATCACCGGCATCGTCGAAGTCATCGACACCGACACCGGCATCGACGCCGTCGTCCGGTTCGTGCGCACCGCGACCGGCGAGGAACTCCTGTCCGAGCAGCGCGCGCACTTCTGGTGGCCGGGCGCGCGGCTGTTCCTGCCGTCGGCCAACGGCTACGGCCGGCTCGAACAGCGCTTCGCCGCCTACGACGACGAGCGGATCTACGGACTCGGCCAGCGCACCCATGGCCGGCTCGACCACAAAGGACTGGTGCTGGACCTGATGCAGCGCAACGCCGAGGTGTCGGTGCCGTTCCTGCTTTCCTCGCGCGGGTACGGATTTCTCTGGAACAACCCGGCGGTCGGACGGGTCGAGTTCGCCGTCAACGGCACGCGCTGGGTGGCCGACGACGCCCGGCAGATCGACTACTGGATCACCGCCGGACCCGACCCCCGCGCGATCCTGTCCCGCTACGCCGACGCGACCGGCCACGTCCCGATGCTCCCGGAGTGGGCGGCCGGTTTCTGGCAGTCGAAACTGCGCTACCGCAGCCAGGACGAACTGCTGTCCGTCGCCCGCGAATACCGCCGCCGAGGGCTTCCCCTGTCGGTGATCGTCGCCGACTTCTTCCACTGGACCCACCTCGGCGACTGGCGGTTCGACCCGGCCGAATGGCCCGATCCGGCCGGGATGATCCGCGAACTGGACGCGCTCGGCTTCAAGCTGATGGTCTCGGTGTGGCCGACGGTCAGCCCGCTGTCGGAGAACTACCGGCATATGCACGAGCACGGCCTGCTCGTCGGCACCGACCGCGGCGTCCCGTTCCACGCTCCGTGGAAGGACAAGGGCTTCGGCGCCGAAATGCCGGTCGCCTACTACGACGCGACCAACCCCGAGGCGCGGCGGTTCGTCTGGGAGAAGATCAAGGAGAACTACTACGACCTCGGCGTGCGGGCCTGGTGGCTCGACGGCGACGAACCGGAACTGCAGCCCGGCCACCCGCACAACCTGAGCCTGCGCGCCGGTCCCGGCAGCGAGGCCGCCACGCTGTACCCGCGGGCCCACGCCCAGACCTTCCACGACGGCATCACCGGCGAGGGCGACGACGAGGTCGTCCTGCTCAGCCGCTCGGCCTGGGCGGGCAGCCAGCGCTACGGCTCGGCGGTGTGGTCCGGCGACATCGCCCCGACCTGGGAATCCCTGCGCGCCCAGGTCCGCGCCGGGCTCAGCCTCGCCGTCGCCGGGATCCCGTGGTGGACCACCGACATCGGCGGCTTCCACGGCGGCGACCCGGACTCGCCGGAGTACCGCGAACTCGTCGTCCGCTGGTTCCAGTACGGCGTGTTCTGCCCGCTGTTCCGCCTGCACGGCTTCCGCGATCCCCGCACCGAATTCGGCCCGGACATGACCGGCGGCCCCAACGAAGCCTGGTCCTACGGCCCGGAAGCGCTCGAACTGATCGAAAAGTCGCTGCGGCTGCGGGAAACCCTCCGTCCCTACCTGATGCGGCAGATGCGGATCGCGCACGAACGGGGCATCCCGCCGATGCGGCCGCTCTTCGTCGACTTCCCGGACGACCCGGCCGCGTGGACCGCCGACGACCAGTTCCTCCTCGGCCCGGACCTGCTGATCGCCCCGGTCCTGACGGCGAGCGCGACGGTCCGCACGGTGTACTTGCCCGCCGGGACGTCGTGGACCGACGCGGCCACCGGCGAAACCCGGCCCGGCGGGACGACAGTCGAGGCGCCGGCGCCGCTGGATCGGATTCCGGTGTTCGTTCGGGAGGGGGCGGACAACCCGCTGCGTTCTTGA
- a CDS encoding LacI family DNA-binding transcriptional regulator, with the protein MVTINDVAAVAGVAPSTVSYVISGKRAISPKTRRLVEDTIRKLGYHPHAGARALASSKTSVLALVVPLRTDTNVAVVMEFVASAVTAARAYDHDLLLLTTDEGPAALRRVVSSAIADAVMVMDVEAADPRVPMLLTLDRPVVLIGVPDHPGGLSCVDLDFAAAGEASVGHLADLGHRRIALVGPGPEVYERGTSYATRFIRGFTAEAARRDVEATTTAWPAAYHHGGGLDDFFARNPDATGLVVHNEAALPGLLADLRYRGVRVPEDLSVVAVCPDSMAVHYPIPLTSIAIPAREVGTLAVETVMRQLSGQSTNETRLLAPKLAVRASTAPPAHH; encoded by the coding sequence GTGGTCACGATCAACGACGTCGCCGCCGTCGCCGGCGTCGCGCCGAGCACCGTGTCGTACGTGATCAGCGGCAAACGCGCGATTTCCCCGAAGACCCGCCGCCTGGTCGAGGACACCATCCGCAAGCTCGGCTACCACCCGCACGCCGGCGCCCGGGCGCTGGCCAGCAGCAAGACCAGCGTGCTGGCCCTGGTCGTGCCGCTGCGCACCGACACGAACGTCGCGGTCGTGATGGAGTTCGTCGCCTCGGCGGTCACCGCCGCCCGCGCCTACGACCACGACCTGCTGCTGCTGACCACCGACGAAGGCCCCGCGGCGCTGCGCCGGGTGGTTTCCTCGGCCATCGCCGACGCGGTCATGGTGATGGACGTCGAGGCGGCCGACCCGCGCGTGCCGATGCTGCTCACGCTCGACCGGCCGGTGGTGCTCATCGGCGTCCCGGACCACCCGGGCGGGCTGAGCTGCGTCGATCTCGACTTCGCCGCGGCCGGCGAGGCGAGCGTGGGCCACCTCGCCGATCTCGGGCACCGGCGGATCGCGCTGGTCGGGCCCGGCCCGGAGGTCTACGAGCGGGGCACCAGCTACGCCACCCGGTTCATCCGGGGCTTCACCGCCGAGGCCGCCCGCCGCGACGTCGAGGCGACCACGACGGCGTGGCCCGCCGCCTACCACCACGGCGGCGGCCTCGACGACTTCTTCGCCCGGAACCCGGACGCGACCGGGCTCGTCGTGCACAACGAAGCCGCGCTGCCCGGCCTGCTGGCGGACCTGCGCTACCGCGGGGTGCGAGTGCCCGAGGACCTCTCGGTCGTCGCGGTCTGCCCGGACAGCATGGCCGTGCACTACCCGATTCCGCTGACCAGCATCGCCATCCCGGCCCGCGAGGTCGGCACGCTCGCCGTCGAAACAGTCATGCGCCAGCTCTCCGGCCAGAGCACGAACGAAACCCGGTTGCTCGCCCCGAAACTGGCCGTGCGCGCCAGCACCGCCCCGCCGGCCCACCACTGA
- a CDS encoding glycoside hydrolase family 3 protein, with the protein MCAYFARRVRRGVLLAAAALLVATPVPALAAPPPPFRDPSLPLDARIDDLVSRLTLDEKVSLLHQYQPAIPRLGIGMFKTGTEALHGVAWSTDYDRGGAVVSAKGTVFPQALGLASTWDPALIKQVGAAVGQEARGHHAENPSVWGLNLWAPVVNLLRDPRWGRNEEGYSEDPYLTGRMSVAYGSGVQGDDPRYLRAAPTLKHYLAYNNETDRTTSNSSVPPKILHDYDQQAFKPALAAGAANAVMPSYNLVNGRPNTVSPDLNGALRQWAPRDIAVVSDAGAPTNLANSEKYYGTQAEADAAAIKAGLDSFTDNDTNGSITAGAVKEALAKGLLTVADVERADRHLLSLRFRLGEFDPPGRNPYEKITPAVIDSPEHRALARKAADEQVVLLRNENHALPLTTQGKIAVVGPLSDTLYEDWYSGTMPYRVTPLQAVKERVGAVASSEGVDRIALKNLATGKYLTASTDPAGGKLAEGAATAGPAQSFDVFDWGAGKNTLRTVANGKYLGYSGGALVNNAAQPNGWYVQQQLKLDPQPDGSYVLEYAGNEVNEPWFGKNRFAVVGADGVLTIGSPDVAGATKFGRDVVSSGADSAVAAAKGADTAVVVVGSMPFINGREADDRTGTELAPAQKALVEAVQKANKHTVVVVENSYPTTGWDAQSAPGILWTTHAGQETGHAVADVLFGDHDPSGRLTQTWYASDAGLPSMLDYDIAKTGMTYQYYTGKPLYPFGYGLSYTSFRYGKPRPVQTAPGTVAVDVDVTNTGARTGTDVVQLYSSARASRAAQPLKQLRAFDRVALAPGETKTVRLSVKTADLAFWDVTRNRSVVEAGVYDFAVGRSATDITGSVPVYVPGERIPPRDLTQPTLAENFDGYQGVTLTDTAKTDGTSVAATAGSWVSYRDALLRPGRTVFTAKVSKADSGTARITVRLDDPVRGRVLGTAVVNSTGDKYSFTTATAALAPAAGRHDVYLTFDGPVTVSSFALGS; encoded by the coding sequence ATGTGTGCCTACTTCGCGCGCCGCGTCCGCCGCGGCGTGCTGCTGGCGGCGGCCGCGCTGCTGGTCGCGACGCCGGTCCCGGCGCTCGCCGCCCCGCCGCCGCCGTTCCGCGATCCGTCGCTGCCGCTGGACGCCCGGATCGACGACCTGGTCTCGCGGCTGACCCTGGACGAGAAGGTTTCGCTGCTGCACCAGTACCAGCCCGCGATCCCGCGGCTGGGCATCGGCATGTTCAAGACCGGCACCGAGGCGCTGCACGGCGTCGCCTGGTCGACCGACTACGACCGCGGCGGCGCGGTGGTGTCCGCGAAGGGGACGGTGTTCCCGCAGGCGCTCGGCCTGGCTTCGACGTGGGATCCGGCGCTGATCAAGCAGGTCGGCGCCGCGGTCGGGCAGGAAGCCCGCGGGCACCACGCGGAGAACCCGTCGGTGTGGGGGCTGAATCTCTGGGCGCCGGTGGTGAACCTGCTGCGCGACCCGCGCTGGGGCCGCAACGAGGAGGGATACTCCGAGGACCCGTACCTGACCGGCCGGATGTCGGTGGCCTACGGCAGCGGCGTCCAGGGCGACGACCCGCGGTACCTGCGGGCCGCCCCGACGCTCAAGCACTACCTGGCCTACAACAACGAAACCGACCGGACCACGAGCAATTCGTCCGTGCCGCCGAAGATCCTGCACGACTACGACCAGCAGGCGTTCAAGCCCGCGCTGGCCGCGGGCGCGGCGAACGCCGTGATGCCGTCCTACAACCTGGTCAACGGCAGGCCCAACACGGTCAGTCCGGACCTGAACGGCGCGCTGCGGCAGTGGGCGCCGCGGGACATCGCGGTCGTGTCCGACGCGGGAGCGCCGACCAACCTGGCGAATTCCGAGAAATACTACGGAACTCAGGCCGAAGCCGACGCCGCGGCGATCAAGGCCGGGCTGGACAGCTTCACGGACAACGACACCAACGGCTCGATCACCGCCGGCGCGGTGAAGGAGGCGCTGGCGAAGGGGCTGCTGACCGTCGCCGACGTCGAACGCGCGGACCGGCACCTGCTGTCGTTGCGATTCCGCCTCGGCGAGTTCGACCCGCCGGGACGCAACCCGTACGAGAAGATCACCCCGGCGGTGATCGATTCGCCGGAGCACCGCGCGCTGGCGCGCAAGGCCGCCGACGAACAGGTTGTGTTGCTGCGCAACGAAAACCACGCCCTCCCGCTCACGACGCAAGGCAAGATCGCGGTCGTGGGGCCGCTGTCGGACACCCTGTACGAGGACTGGTACAGCGGCACGATGCCGTACCGGGTGACGCCGCTGCAGGCCGTCAAAGAACGGGTCGGCGCCGTCGCTTCGAGCGAGGGCGTGGACCGCATCGCGCTGAAGAACCTCGCTACGGGCAAGTACTTGACCGCGTCGACGGATCCGGCGGGCGGCAAACTCGCCGAGGGCGCCGCCACCGCCGGGCCCGCGCAGTCGTTCGACGTATTCGACTGGGGCGCGGGCAAGAACACGCTGCGCACCGTCGCGAACGGCAAGTACCTCGGCTACTCCGGCGGCGCACTGGTGAACAACGCCGCGCAGCCGAACGGCTGGTACGTCCAGCAGCAGCTCAAACTCGACCCGCAGCCCGACGGCAGCTACGTGCTCGAGTACGCGGGCAACGAGGTGAACGAGCCGTGGTTCGGGAAGAACCGGTTCGCCGTGGTCGGTGCGGACGGCGTGCTGACGATCGGCTCGCCGGACGTCGCGGGCGCGACGAAATTCGGCCGCGACGTCGTCTCCAGCGGAGCGGACAGCGCGGTCGCCGCGGCGAAGGGCGCGGACACCGCGGTGGTCGTGGTCGGCAGCATGCCGTTCATCAACGGCCGGGAAGCGGACGACCGGACCGGCACCGAGCTGGCCCCGGCGCAGAAGGCGCTGGTGGAGGCCGTGCAGAAGGCGAACAAGCACACCGTCGTCGTCGTGGAGAACAGCTACCCGACCACCGGCTGGGACGCGCAGTCCGCGCCGGGGATCCTGTGGACCACGCACGCCGGGCAAGAGACCGGGCACGCCGTCGCCGACGTGCTGTTCGGCGACCACGACCCGAGCGGGCGGCTGACCCAGACCTGGTACGCCTCCGACGCCGGCCTGCCGTCCATGCTGGACTACGACATCGCGAAGACCGGCATGACCTACCAGTACTACACCGGGAAACCGTTGTACCCCTTCGGGTACGGGCTGAGCTACACGAGCTTCCGGTACGGCAAGCCCCGTCCGGTGCAGACCGCGCCGGGCACGGTCGCCGTCGATGTGGACGTCACCAACACCGGAGCCCGGACGGGAACCGACGTCGTGCAGCTGTACTCGAGCGCCCGTGCCTCGCGAGCGGCGCAACCGCTGAAGCAACTGCGGGCGTTCGACCGCGTCGCGCTGGCACCAGGGGAGACGAAGACGGTCCGGCTCTCGGTCAAGACCGCCGACCTCGCGTTCTGGGACGTGACGCGGAACCGGTCGGTCGTCGAAGCGGGGGTGTACGACTTCGCGGTCGGCCGCTCCGCCACGGACATCACCGGATCGGTGCCGGTGTACGTGCCCGGCGAGCGTATTCCGCCGCGTGATCTCACGCAGCCGACGCTCGCGGAGAATTTCGACGGCTACCAAGGCGTGACGCTGACCGACACCGCGAAGACAGACGGCACCTCCGTTGCCGCGACGGCGGGCAGCTGGGTCTCCTACCGCGACGCTCTGCTGCGGCCCGGCAGGACCGTTTTCACCGCGAAGGTGTCCAAAGCGGACAGCGGGACGGCGCGGATCACCGTCCGGCTGGACGATCCGGTCCGCGGCCGGGTGCTCGGCACGGCCGTCGTGAACAGCACCGGCGACAAGTACTCCTTCACTACGGCGACGGCGGCGCTCGCACCGGCGGCGGGACGGCACGACGTCTACCTGACCTTCGACGGACCGGTCACGGTGTCGTCGTTCGCACTGGGGTCCTGA
- a CDS encoding carbohydrate ABC transporter permease, producing the protein MTVSAAPSLAAPRATGRARPRDRFVAWAFLLPAVAYVVVFFGYPLAANLVMSTQDYTVKSFYTGEAPFVGFANYAAVFRNPLFPASALNTVLFTAGSLVFQFGIGLALAVFFNSRFPGSTVLRSLLLLPWLLPLVVSGAAWRWMLDTDHGVVNAALGLVGIGHVPWLSSTGWALPAVILANIWIGIPFNLVILHGGLRAIPASLYEAAALDGANAWQRFRYVTWPQLRPVTGIVLMLGLVYTIKVFDVIMVVTGGGPANATQTLTTWSYQLSFHDFAFGQGAAVGNILILVATVFGLLYLRSAKATLGETAA; encoded by the coding sequence GTGACGGTCAGCGCCGCCCCGTCGCTCGCCGCACCGCGGGCGACCGGCCGGGCCCGGCCCCGAGACCGGTTCGTCGCCTGGGCGTTCCTGCTGCCCGCGGTGGCGTACGTGGTCGTGTTCTTCGGCTACCCGCTCGCGGCGAATCTCGTGATGAGCACGCAGGACTACACGGTCAAGTCGTTCTACACCGGCGAAGCGCCGTTCGTCGGCTTCGCCAATTACGCCGCCGTTTTCCGGAATCCCCTGTTCCCCGCGTCCGCGCTCAACACAGTGCTGTTCACGGCCGGGTCGCTGGTGTTCCAGTTCGGCATCGGCCTCGCGCTCGCGGTGTTCTTCAACAGCCGTTTTCCGGGCAGCACCGTGCTGCGCTCGCTGCTCCTGCTGCCCTGGCTGCTGCCGCTGGTGGTCAGCGGCGCGGCCTGGCGGTGGATGCTCGACACCGACCACGGCGTCGTCAACGCCGCGCTCGGCCTCGTCGGCATCGGCCACGTGCCGTGGCTGTCCAGCACCGGCTGGGCGCTGCCCGCGGTGATCCTGGCCAACATCTGGATCGGCATCCCGTTCAACCTGGTCATCCTGCACGGCGGCCTCCGGGCGATCCCCGCTTCGCTCTACGAAGCCGCCGCGCTCGACGGCGCCAACGCGTGGCAGCGCTTCCGCTACGTCACCTGGCCGCAGCTGCGGCCGGTCACCGGCATCGTGCTCATGCTCGGCCTCGTCTACACGATCAAGGTGTTCGACGTGATCATGGTCGTCACCGGCGGCGGGCCGGCCAACGCCACCCAGACCCTGACCACGTGGTCGTATCAGCTGTCCTTCCACGATTTCGCGTTCGGGCAGGGCGCCGCCGTCGGCAACATCCTCATCCTGGTCGCCACCGTGTTCGGGCTGCTCTACCTGCGCTCGGCCAAGGCCACGCTCGGGGAGACGGCCGCATGA
- a CDS encoding colicin immunity domain-containing protein, translating to MRDADDYGELIERFVDGGIDAGQFEQRYLDLMKNDETLHPEDVFAVLDELFSEVDEYFVSPEASVAERRDRDEALRERAAAALVRLRRLGVLE from the coding sequence ATGCGCGACGCGGACGACTACGGCGAGCTGATCGAGCGATTCGTCGACGGCGGGATCGATGCTGGCCAGTTCGAGCAGCGGTACCTCGACCTGATGAAGAACGACGAGACGCTGCACCCCGAGGACGTGTTCGCCGTCCTTGACGAACTGTTCTCCGAGGTCGACGAATATTTCGTCTCGCCGGAGGCTTCGGTAGCAGAGCGCCGGGACCGGGACGAAGCGTTGCGCGAGCGTGCCGCCGCCGCGCTGGTGCGCCTGCGACGGCTCGGCGTGCTCGAATAG
- a CDS encoding carbohydrate ABC transporter permease: MTARLKTAVGIVLVAILLFPLYWMVNASLQPSGALLKPNPDWVPIGGTLDGYRNALGSQGGHLVSSVIIALGTVLVSLAVALPASYALAQLKTRGGPVFVFVLLIVQMIPGIVMANSLYTVFSNLGLIDNYLGLILADSTATIPFCVLLLRAFMISVPKELTEASRMDGAGYWRTFFSIILPVSRNAVLTAALFAFLFAWADFLFAVTLTTGQGFEPITVGIYRFVGNQSADWNSVMATAVLASVPAAVLLVVAQRYVTAGLTSGAVKD, translated from the coding sequence ATGACCGCCCGGCTCAAAACCGCCGTCGGGATCGTGCTCGTGGCGATTCTGCTGTTCCCGCTCTACTGGATGGTCAACGCCTCGCTGCAGCCCAGTGGCGCCCTGCTGAAGCCGAATCCGGACTGGGTGCCGATCGGCGGCACCCTCGACGGGTACCGCAACGCCCTCGGCTCCCAGGGCGGGCACCTCGTCTCCAGCGTGATCATCGCGCTCGGCACCGTGCTCGTCTCCCTCGCCGTCGCGCTGCCCGCGTCCTACGCGCTGGCGCAGCTGAAGACCCGCGGCGGCCCGGTGTTCGTGTTCGTGCTGCTGATCGTGCAGATGATCCCGGGCATCGTGATGGCGAACTCGCTGTACACCGTGTTCAGCAACCTGGGTCTGATCGACAACTACCTCGGCCTGATCCTCGCCGACTCCACCGCGACGATCCCGTTCTGCGTGCTGCTGCTGCGGGCCTTCATGATCTCCGTGCCCAAGGAGCTGACCGAAGCGTCCCGGATGGACGGGGCGGGGTACTGGCGGACGTTCTTCTCGATCATCCTCCCGGTCAGCCGCAACGCCGTCCTCACCGCGGCGCTGTTCGCGTTCCTGTTCGCCTGGGCGGACTTCCTGTTCGCCGTCACGCTCACCACCGGCCAGGGGTTCGAGCCGATCACCGTCGGCATCTACCGGTTCGTGGGCAACCAGTCCGCCGACTGGAACTCCGTCATGGCCACCGCCGTTCTCGCCTCCGTTCCCGCCGCCGTCCTGCTCGTCGTGGCCCAGCGGTACGTCACCGCCGGGCTGACCAGCGGCGCCGTCAAGGACTGA